CAGTTTGCTCAGACAGGTGTGAATGGCTCTCCACAAGCATGAGATTTTGTCAATGCATTGTAGGGGGTCATTTTATGCACACTGATAAGATTGTTTGGTTGGGATAAAGTATATAAAAAAGCTACAAGCTCCATAATCTCCGAAGTTAATGTGCAGACTATTTAAAGTAATCCAGTTACTCCTAGAACATTAGTCACGTTACATAGTGACTTACTCAACTGCAGAGATCTAATATTAGAGTTTAGACATAAATACTGTTAATATACATGTCAGTGTAATGCTTTAAATAATGGTGATTGGAGAGTTGAAGTTGCTTTCCTTAaactgaaatttgaaaaaaaaaattaaaatacctGCTTAACATACAATCCTGTAACACTTGTAGATCACTGGATTAGTACTCAAACTCCGTTcttaaattcacaaaaataagtTGCAGGTGTAGAAATTCAGTCTTGGATCATTTATCTTAAGTTGTAAAACTGCTAGTTAGTGGGAAGACATTGCATCACTTCTAAACAGAATTGGACTGCCACTAAATTAGCTTTAAAAACACAAAACCAAAAGGGAGGAGACCATCTAAATCAGAGAGGAACCTCAATGTTCTAAAGAACAAAGCAAAAACTAAATACATGGCTACATTTGTCAAGGCAAGATTTAAGAAATTCAAAACTtctcacttccaaaaaaaaaccagaCTATGAATAGGTCTCACGTTTACATATTCCTGGGATATAGTGTGAGAGAAGTTGAAGGATTTACAGTTAGTTAACATGTTTAATCTTGTTTGCAGAAGCTTGAAAATCCACAGCTGAACCTCATGCACAGTGAAATGACAAGGTTTCAAAACCACTCAGGCAAGTAGCTGCAAGTTATTAAAATATGATCACAAAATTAATTAAAAAAGGAGGAATAAGTGGAAGTTTCATTATCATCCTGTACAAAACAAAGCTAGGCATACAACTTACTGCATTCAAGCAAAGTACTACATTTAAAACAGTAGATAGAATAGACCGGCTTAGCAATTTTAAGCTCATCTAGCTCATCATATCCaactaaaaatattttaaagtagGTATTTGTTTCTGAGAGCAGGGGTCTTTAGAATATCTGGGAAAAGAGCTTCTGAAGTTTACACTTTATTCAAGCAGTAGCTCCAGTCTACCTTCATAGCAGTGGGCATCCAAattttttcttccatttcttttatAATTGAAACTATTTTACTTAAAAGCCAGGGGCTATAAGAAGCTTCAGCTGAAACAATTGAGATGAATATAATGGAAGGGAGGTAAAAACCAAGAGGCCAAGTACCTTTCTGTATGAGGTTTTAGATTATGATCTGAATGATCAACCCACAGACATTTTGATATTAAGCATTCAAATTAGTTATTTAGTAGAATCACCATTAATGAAAGTGCATTAAAATGTTGGTTTTGTCATCCAATATTTAATCAGATACCAGAACTGAAGCATTTTCAGGACTTAGAAAGCATTCAAATTCTTTTAACAAACAGGAATGTAGTACTTCAAGCAAACAGGTTTAAAAAGTGAATATACAGTATGAACTTCTAGCTTGTAAACTGAACAGGATATAAATGAATTAAACAGTTTTGAAAATATGATTTTACCAAAATAAAAGGGAAATTGAAATTCATAAAACGCCAcacaaaattgtacaagacagcAGCAGCTCTATGTAGTGTAGTGAGAAAAGCAGCAACTTAATCTACCCAAAATGGCTCGTCAGTAAAGAGACAACAGAACATAAATGGTTAACACCTTTTATCTGACATTACACAATCAAAATTAAACTACAAAATGAACAACAAGATTGTAGCACTTGCATTGGTTTTATACACCCATTTTCTTTAGGTTCATAGTATAACCTTTCACAAAGAGGGTTTCTGTTCAGTGGTTTACTGCATTTATAATTAGTGTTATTTAAAAAAATTGAGCCATTACCACCATGACCCAGATGCTGAACAATCAAGAAGCCAGTCTGATAAATACCTGGCAGCAAACATTATACAATACATCTAATATTCAAGAGTTCATTGTACAGCATTTACTGCCCCTATACTGGCCCTGACAAGAGAACGTGGAAATGTCAGTTTCAACACATTGAGATCGTAACATTAATTCCCAAGTTTCCATTTTCTGCAAAAAGCTGTGCAATGCTAGTGTCAAATACCAGACAGTCACTGTTCATAATTGCTGTAGCAATTCCCTCGTGAATAGAGCGAGGAGTTGCTTCCCAAGTCAGGCGTCGTCTGTGGCCATTGAGTTCAAGTCTATAGGCAAAGTTTTCTGCTTGCTTGCGTGTTCCAATTAGTTGTACTATGGCAAAAAATTGTTGGTGGCCATCATATTTTTCCTGTTTTTCTAAGACCAACAtgaaatgaaagccaaaacatgaCTGCATCATAACCCAATCTACTGCACCTGGAAGGTTAATGTCTGTGGCCAGGAAAACTATGTCCTCACCCTGTAAGGTTGTAATGGACTTGTGTTGATGCATCAGATGTGGCATTACAGCATCCAGAGAACCCTGCCATTTACAAGAAGCACCAGGGCAAGGACATGAGTATGGCCTGAACTCACAGAGTTCCTCATGGTCTGCTTTCTCTGTATGTGGCAGTGTTATCTCACAACCTGAAGAGGCATATTTACAAGGAAACAGTACAGAGTTGGCCACTTTTTCCATCGCCAAATTGCGAATGGAACCCAATGGGCCCCGGCAAGTGGGACAACATGTAAGCTTAGGACGGCAGTTACTGCAGACAAGATGGCCACTCTGGCACTGAAGAATTGGTGGCAGTACATAGTCAAAGCAGACTGGACACTCAAAAAGACTTGCTAAGTCACTATTGGAGGCTGTAGTTCCTGCCAATGCTGGGACTCTTTGGGCAGGAGTGCATTTTGATGTACCAGTAGGGAGTGTTGTGGCAGTCTGACGACtcatttctgaaaataaaaagGAAGATTTAGAATGGCAGTCTTTATTTCATCCTCAAAAACACAAGTCAATTCAAGACTCCATTTCTAAAGTAAAATCTCAATATTATCTTGGTCAACAGATTCTACACCCAAGTATTTGAATATACGAAGCAGAGTCCTAACATATCTTTTGCTATATTAACTTCCCGCTACAGATACACCCATTCTTTTTCCGCTACAAGAGAGAATGCTCTGAAACAGTTCTCATTCATTGCTATgtctacaatccaaaaatgtgcaggttaggggaattggccatgctaaactgttaggtgaaggggtaaatctaggggtatgggtctgggtggattgcgcttcagcaggttggtgtagacttgttgggccaaagggccggtttccacactaagtaatctaatctaatgtttaaaaaaaatcattttgtccTCAATTCAATTGTATCTACATATAGGGACACGAGAAGCAGCAATGCCTATTATTCATTTGTACTGAAGAGCAAAACTACACTGAAgatgcaaaaataaaaataaaatgctggaaatactcaggtcAGAGTTGGAGAGAAATTGACAAGTCACTGACTTGAAACTGCCTCTATTGGAAGGTTGCTTTTGCAACAGATTCTAGTTGGAAAGTAATGCAGGTAAAAGATGCATTAAGTAATAACTTTAAAAGCATCCATCTGAAAATGCATTGCAATTTAGCTTTCTAGCCTATAGCGCCATTCCTCAGGATGTGGCTGATAATAGCAAGCACAATTAATTCCCATCTGTTGGTTTCTAGCCTCAAGGAAAGTACCACATTACACACAGTCAGCTCTGATAGAATGGAACTGTCTTGTTCTCGTGTGATCTTGTGTTAAGAAATTTGATcaataggagaaagggaggactgcagatcagagctgaaaaaaaagtgtgttgctggaaaagcgcagcaggtcaggcagcaaaggagcaggagaaaaaaaaaacaatgtttcgggcattcctgaagaagggcttacgcctgaaaaacatcgattctcctgctccttggatgctgcctgatctgctgcacttttccagcaacatatttttcaaattTGTGCAATAGACAAGCCAAGCCATTTAAAACTAAAGCATTAAAATAATGCATTATAGCCAAAACAGGTAAGGAAAGGTAGTGTTCTGCAAATAATACTCTAAATGCTTCAATCCCATTAAGGCCAATGTGTTGAAGAAGCATGTTCTAACAGAACTGACTGTTCATGCATTAGGGTACAGTGGAGAACTCCTCGATTGCACTGACAAGTGTCATCAAGAGTATTACATCATTTGAGTTAATATTTGAAGGACTGGAAATAGATAACATGTTTTCATAGGGAGAGCTAGGCAAGCATGTCGAGGAGAAAGATACACAAGCAAACTTCAAAAGAAGAGCAAAGGTAATAAGTGTGTTGAGACATGGTCTTAAGTAAACAGTGCAAACAAAAACTATTAATTTTTCTGGTTCTTTAACTGAAAAGATTACAAAATAGACAGAGAAAAAACAATGTATAATGCTTTACACAGCAatttttaaacttaaaattcAGTGCTTCAATATTACACAGGAGTTGTTTAagaaaatgcatctggatgggtatatgaataggaaagatttagagggatgtggcccAAATGTTAGCAAATGGAACTGTTTATTtagatctggtcagcattgatgagttgcaccaaaaagggtctgcttctgtgctgtgtacCTTGATTTTATAATATTAGAGCGATCAGTCTAAAATAGCTGGCCTCATGGCAAATGCTGCCAATTGTATTTGTCAGCAGAACATACCTCTGACATTTTTTGTGTGtttaaaaacaaacttttcatAAAATGTGTGCACTACTGGCTTAGTCAGTATTTTAGACCCATCCCAACTGCATTGCTTCCTGAGCTGCAAGGTGCATGGATCAGAAACAAAAGTTCCACAGAACTTATGACCCAGTGAGAAATACAAGAACAGTGATTCAGTTCCAAGGTCAGAATGGCAAGTGGTCTGGAGTGGAACTTGGAGGGGCCAATGCTCCCACGCACCTGTTGCCTTGCCCTTTATGGTGGATGCTGACACAGGGCTGGAACCTCAAGTTATTGCAGGAACGTAActtgaaagtagttctgggatttacatattaatgaatcaaaagttgcaacctattctaaaaggCAACTTCTCAGCAATCtacatttgttcaatatatcacatcagttgtatgacacgatgatcttttgctataaattctgcatcttatgatcctgcttcaccaGCTACtcaaagagcagtgctccaaaagcttatacttccaaataaacatgttggactataacctggtgttggtgaTTTTTAAATAGGGTTAGAAGGCATTGTTGTAGACATCTATTAGTTACTAGAGTGCATATTGTATGAAGCCACGTATCCATTCCAGTGTTCACTCTTTGAAAAGAGTTAGATACCAGGATAAGTTCCACAATTTCAATATTTCCCCGAACAAAAGGGATTGGACAGAGCAtagaggtcatgctgtggctgttcatcagttaggccacttgtgtgcaattctggtatgCCTCCTTTCAgaaggaaagatgttttgaaatgtgaagaggttcagaaaatatttacaggaatcttgccagggttggtggatttgagctatagggaggtgtaggctggggctgttttcactggggtgtcagaggctgaggggtgaccttatagaggtttataaaaatcaggggcatggatggggtaagtagataaggtcttttgcctagagtgggagagtccagaactatagggcataggtttagtgagtgaaaaaaaaattataagggACTTCAGGGGGCATTTCCACCCCCTCATCTGAAGCTGCTTCCTCCTGTGAATCTGTCAatgagctttttttaaaaaaaggtgtacAATTCACAAGTTCTTTATAAAggaaggagctcactggcaacATGGTGGGTGGGTATCAGTGGAGACAATTCCACCACCTccgaacagaccccaccactagggatatatttccctcccctatcagcgttccgcaaggaccactcccttcgtgactccttcgtcaggtccacaccccccaccaacccaacctccactcccagcaccttcccctgcaaccgcaggaaatgcaaaacttgcgcccacacctcctcccttacctctctccaaggccccaagggatccttccatatccaccacaaattctcctgtacctccacacacatcatctattgcatccgctgcacccgatgtggcctcctctatattggggagacaggccgcctacttgtggaacgcttcagggaacacctctgggacgcctggaccaacacttcaactctccctcccactccactgaggacatgcaggtccttggactcctccatcgccagaccataacatgacggttggaggaagagcg
Above is a window of Hemiscyllium ocellatum isolate sHemOce1 chromosome 17, sHemOce1.pat.X.cur, whole genome shotgun sequence DNA encoding:
- the siah1 gene encoding E3 ubiquitin-protein ligase Siah1 — protein: MSRQTATTLPTGTSKCTPAQRVPALAGTTASNSDLASLFECPVCFDYVLPPILQCQSGHLVCSNCRPKLTCCPTCRGPLGSIRNLAMEKVANSVLFPCKYASSGCEITLPHTEKADHEELCEFRPYSCPCPGASCKWQGSLDAVMPHLMHQHKSITTLQGEDIVFLATDINLPGAVDWVMMQSCFGFHFMLVLEKQEKYDGHQQFFAIVQLIGTRKQAENFAYRLELNGHRRRLTWEATPRSIHEGIATAIMNSDCLVFDTSIAQLFAENGNLGINVTISMC